ATCACGGGATCATCGCAGATTCCTGGTACCTTAGGTTAAGAGGGAAAAGAATCAATGCCACAGACGATGACAATGTCAAAACAATTGGAGGAGGAGGAAGTATTGGCAGACATTCTCCACGGAATCTCACCGTTTCTACATTAGGGGATGAATTAAAACTGGCCTCACATTCAAAATCCAAAGTCATCGGAATCTCGATCAAACCGGATGCCGCCATCCTGCTTACCGGCCATCGTGCCAACGAAGCCTATTGGTACGACGATGCCACCGGGAATTGGATTACCAGTTCCTACTACACCGATACCTTGCCCCGTTGGGTGAATGACTTCAATGCAAAAAAAATGGCAGATATTTACCTGAATCATGTATGGGAGCCCCTTTTACCTGCAAGTGATTATACAGAGTCCCTGCCTGACGACAATAAGTACGAAACAGGCATTAATGGCAAACATACCTTCCCTTATCCACTTAATAACCTGAGTAAAATCAAGGATAAGTACACAAATTATGAAATGCTCAAATACACGCCCTTCGGGAATACTTACACCAAAGATATGGCCATAGCCGCCATTGCCAATGAAAATTTAGGAAAAGGCGACAATCCCGATCTGCTGACAGTAAATTTCTCAACCATGTCCTATATCAACGAAAAGTACGGAAATAATTCAGTAGAGATGGAAGATACTTATCTCCGGCTTGATAAGGATTTAGAACATTTTATTCATTTTATCGACGACAACTTAGGCAAAGAAAATACGCTGATCGTGCTCACCTCCGACCATGGAGAAGCATCGGTCCCGGCATACCTGGCCGATATGAACTTACCGGTTGATTATTTTAATGCCAACAATGCCATTGCACTGCTCAAAAGTTATCTAAACGTGGTATACGGGAAAGGTGATTGGGTTAAATTTTACAACAACCGCCAAATTTACCTCAATCACAACTTAATCGAAGATTCAAAAATTTCGCTTAAGGAAATGCAG
This genomic stretch from Bacteroidota bacterium harbors:
- a CDS encoding alkaline phosphatase family protein, with the protein product MEEGTFCYNANFNFMLTQSAPGYATISTGSNPSDHGIIADSWYLRLRGKRINATDDDNVKTIGGGGSIGRHSPRNLTVSTLGDELKLASHSKSKVIGISIKPDAAILLTGHRANEAYWYDDATGNWITSSYYTDTLPRWVNDFNAKKMADIYLNHVWEPLLPASDYTESLPDDNKYETGINGKHTFPYPLNNLSKIKDKYTNYEMLKYTPFGNTYTKDMAIAAIANENLGKGDNPDLLTVNFSTMSYINEKYGNNSVEMEDTYLRLDKDLEHFIHFIDDNLGKENTLIVLTSDHGEASVPAYLADMNLPVDYFNANNAIALLKSYLNVVYGKGDWVKFYNNRQIYLNHNLIEDSKISLKEMQEKVAQFIIQFSGVANVITASTLQTTNFTRGIAEKMQNSYNQKYSGDVLINLQAGWIEKDGKITSGNSPYSYDTHVPLIWYGWKIKRADIAMPVDMTDIAPTLSSFLNIAFPNSCSGNPILKLME